Proteins from a single region of Raphanus sativus cultivar WK10039 unplaced genomic scaffold, ASM80110v3 Scaffold3593, whole genome shotgun sequence:
- the LOC108812923 gene encoding DEAD-box ATP-dependent RNA helicase 3, chloroplastic produces MASTVGVPSLYQAPHLETSKPISKKRTSFAPHSLDNPFFSSPISLRRTRLIHSSPFSAAAVAIPNSVLSEEAFISLGLSDEFDNNDDPEELAISKLGLPERLGESLEKRGITHLFPIQRAVLVPALEGRDIIARAKTGTGKTLAFGIPIIKRLTEQAGDYSAFRKSGRLPKFLVLAPTRELAKQVEKEIKESAPYLSTVCVYGGVSYTIQQSALSRGVDVVVGTPGRIIDLIEGRSLKLGEVEYLVLDEADQMLAVGFEEAVESILENLPQKRQSMLFSATMPTWVKKLARKYLDNPLNIDLVGDQDEKLAEGIKLYAISATSTSKRTILSDLITVYAKGGKTIVFTQTKRDADEVSLALSNSIASEALHGDISQHQRERTLNGFRQGKFTVLVATDVASRGLDIPNVDLVIHYELPNDPETFVHRSGRTGRAGKEGSAILMHSSSQKRTVRSLERDVGCRFEFISPPTVGDVLEASADQVVATLNGVHPESIKFFSATARKLFEEKGTDALAAALAHLSGFSQPPSSRSLLSHEQGWVTLQLIRDSTNSRGFLSARSVTGFLSDVYGPAADEVGKIFLIADERVQGAVFDLPEDIAKELLEKEMPEGNSVSMITKLPPLQDDGPSSDNYGRFSSRDRMSRGGGGSRGSRFSGRGGSSRGRDSWGGDDDRRGRSSGGGGSSWSRGGGSRGSSDDWLIGGGSDRRSSSSRAPSRERSFGGACFNCGSSGHRAADCPDKRGF; encoded by the exons ATGGCGTCGACGGTGGGAGTTCCATCACTCTACCAAGCCCCTCACCTCGAAACCTCAAAACCCATCTCCAAAAAGAGGACTAGTTTCGCACCTCACTCTTTGGATAACCCTTTCTTCTCCTCTCCCATCTCTCTCCGAAGAACCCGTCTCATCCACTCCTCTCCTTtctccgccgccgccgtcgCTATTCCCAACTCCGTCCTCAGCGAGGAAGCTTTCATAAGCCTCGGCCTTTCCGACGAATTCGACAACAACGACGACCCAGAAGAGCTCGCTATCTCGAAACTCGGGTTGCCTGAACGTCTCGGCGAGTCTCTGGAGAAGCGTGGCATCACTCACCTCTTCCCAATTCAG AGGGCTGTGTTGGTTCCTGCATTGGAAGGACGAGACATTATAGCTCGTGCAAAGACAGGAACTGGGAAGACTTTAGCTTTTGGTATCCCTATCATTAAACGCCTCACTGAACAAGCTGGAGACTACTCTGCTTTCAG GAAGTCTGGTCGTCTGCCTAAGTTCCTTGTCCTTGCACCTACACGAGAACTAGCTAAGCAAGTGGAGAAGGAGATCAAGGAGTCTGCGCCTTACCTAAGCACTGTTTGTGTATACGGTGGCGTGTCTTACACCATCCAGCAGAGTGCTCTGTCTCGTGGCgttgatgttgttgttggtACTCCTGGGAGAATCATCGACTTGATTGAAGGAAGGAGCCTCAAGCTAGGTGAAGTCGAGTACTTGGTGCTCGATGAAGCTGACCAGATGCTTGCTGTTGGGTTTGAGGAGGCTGTCGAATCGATTCTCGAGAATCTCCCTCAGAAGAGACAAAGCATGCTTTTCTCAGCAACTATGCCTACTTGGGTGAAGAAGCTGGCGAGGAAGTACCTTGACAATCCCTTGAATATTGATCTGGTTGGAGACCAAGATGAGAAGCTTGCAGAGGGGATCAAACTCTATGCAATCTCAGCTACATCAACCTCAAAACGAACTATTCTAAGCGACCTTATAACA GTGTATGCAAAGGGTGGCAAGACCATTGTGTTTACACAGACAAAGAGAGATGCAGACGAGGTCTCACTAGCGTTATCAAACAGTATAGCTTCTGAAGCGCTTCATGGAGATATCTCTCAGCATCAAAGAGAGAGAACGCTCAACGGTTTTCGCCAAGGGAAGTTCACGGTTCTGGTTGCCACTGATGTTGCATCTCGTGGACTTGACATCCCCAACGTAGATCTTGTCATCCACTATGAACTTCCTAATGATCCAGAGACCTTTGTGCACCGTTCTGGTCGCACTGGGCGTGCAGGGAAAGAAGGCTCTGCTATTCTCATGCACTCTAGTAGTCAGAAGAGAACGGTGAGGTCTTTGGAGCGTGATGTAGGCTGCAGATTTGAGTTTATTAGCCCACCAACCGTTGGTGACGTGTTGGAAGCGTCAGCAGACCAAGTGGTGGCTACTCTTAACGGTGTTCACCCTGAGTCTATTAAGTTTTTCTCAGCAACTGCTCGAAAATTGTTTGAGGAAAAAGGAACAGATGCTTTGGCTGCAGCTCTTGCTCACCTCAGCGGTTTCTCTCAGCCTCCTTCGTCTAGATCTCTCCTCAGTCATGAGCAG GGATGGGTGACTTTGCAATTGATACGGGATTCAACAAACTCTAGAGGCTTCTTGTCTGCGAGGTCTGTCACTGGTTTTCTTTCTGATGTTTACGGTCCAGCTGCAGATGAAGTTGGAAAGATCTTCTTGATTGCAGATGAGAGG GTGCAAGGAGCTGTTTTTGATCTACCAGAGGACATTGCGAAAGAGCTACTAGAGAAAGAGATGCCAGAAGGAAACAGTGTCTCCATGATAACAAAG TTGCCTCCGCTGCAAGATGATGGACCGTCTAGTGATAACTATGGGCGGTTCTCAAGCAGAGACAGGATgtctagaggaggaggaggttctaGAGGGTCAAGATTTAGCGGTAGAGGAGGTTCATCACGAGGACGTGATAGTTGGGGAGGTGATGATGACAGAAGAGGTAGAAGCAGTGGAGGTGGAGGAAGCAGCTGGTCCCGTGGTGGTGGTTCCAGAGGGAGTTCTGATGATTGGTTGATTGGCGGTGGTAGTGACAGAAGATCATCAAGCAGCAGAGCTCCTTCCCGGGAGag GAGTTTTGGAGGTGCTTGCTTCAATTGTGGAAGTTCAGGACACAGGGCAGCAGATTGTCCTGACAAGAGAGGGTTTTAA